In Rhizobium jaguaris, a single window of DNA contains:
- a CDS encoding enoyl-CoA hydratase/isomerase family protein, translated as MTEDIRFSIDGAIATITLNRPQKLNAVTPEMANAIVEAVKTCNDSDTIRCVILTGAGERAFCAGSDIRELDTYETPWQFRNRPDYCDAFRALLKPTICAVNGYAFGGGLETAMSCDIRIASDNAQFAAPEIKLGWIGGGGMAAHLLHSIGASNAALMLMTGDPIPADKALQWGLVSEVLPPEQLLSRARAIAEIIASRAPIAAETAKLNLKAAVSMPLEKAIEYERDLQTICFATADAAEGRAAFKEKRPPVFTRR; from the coding sequence ATGACCGAAGACATACGATTTTCCATCGATGGGGCCATTGCCACCATCACCCTCAATCGCCCGCAGAAGCTGAATGCGGTCACGCCCGAGATGGCGAATGCCATCGTCGAAGCAGTCAAGACCTGCAATGACAGCGATACGATCCGCTGTGTCATCCTAACCGGCGCAGGGGAACGCGCCTTCTGTGCCGGGTCGGACATTCGCGAGCTCGATACCTATGAGACGCCCTGGCAGTTCCGCAACCGGCCGGACTATTGCGACGCCTTCCGCGCGCTGCTGAAACCGACCATCTGCGCCGTCAACGGCTATGCGTTCGGCGGGGGGCTTGAAACGGCCATGTCCTGCGATATCCGCATCGCTTCGGACAACGCGCAGTTTGCTGCTCCCGAGATCAAGCTCGGCTGGATCGGCGGCGGCGGGATGGCAGCGCATCTTCTCCATTCCATCGGCGCTTCCAACGCCGCATTGATGCTGATGACCGGCGATCCCATCCCAGCCGACAAGGCATTGCAATGGGGGCTTGTCAGCGAGGTTCTGCCGCCGGAACAACTTCTTTCGCGAGCCCGCGCCATTGCCGAGATCATCGCCTCTCGCGCGCCGATCGCGGCTGAAACCGCCAAGCTCAATCTTAAGGCCGCCGTCTCGATGCCTCTTGAAAAGGCGATCGAATACGAACGCGACCTGCAGACGATCTGCTTTGCAACGGCAGACGCCGCAGAAGGGCGCGCTGCTTTCAAGGAGAAGCGGCCGCCGGTCTTCACCCGAAGGTAA